GTAACTGTGATCAGCAGCATCACGTAAATTAAAGCCATGGCAAAGTCCATGTTGGCAATATTGCAAGGATCTCCAAGTGGTTCAGAATTGGTGCCGTTGTACCTTACGATGGTGATTATCAACCATTCGGTGTTTATTATCACTTCCACAAGGCTGAGGGAGAGTGCCAGGATAAAAACGTGCCACGCTTTGGGACCAGTGTTTTTCCTTACCAGCAAGTTAAGTCTGAAAGAGTGGGCCAACAAGCACGAAAAGCAGATGCCAAAAAGCACCCCAAACAGGAACCTTCTGGAGGCACAGGTCGCAAAATCCTTATTGATGATGAAGTCAAACACCAGGCAAAAGAGCCCAAAAGTGCCAAACAGGAAGAAAAGCTGGACCCCGATAGTGCTCTTCTTCTTGCCGTCTTGGACAAAGGGTATGCTCGCTAATAAAACCAACGCCAGCACAAAGCAACTCAGAATGCCAGCACTGGCCAGAGCTTGTAACACGATCCCCCAGACAGCTGATAAATCACAGAGGTTGAAGTAAAGCGAGTCGAGGCTGGCAGCACATCCCACCGGAGCAGTGGCTGCAGTCACAGGAAGGAGACCGATCCACAACGGGCATCGCAGTCTGCTCGGCATCATCTTCCACTCAACTTCCTCGATCCGAAAATGGATTTTGTCACGGTATCTAGAAAAGGAAAGAgcacggggggggggtgggttatAGGTTATCAAATTACACTGCAGTCTGTCGTTGAAAGATTATTGCACTGGTTCGAAAGCAGGGAGAAGTGCAAATGGGTATCACTGGGAGGAGCGGCAATGAACCTGTTGTTACTTTTAAAATAAAATACATCATCATGACAATTTAAATTCTAACCAGCCATTGGGATAAACAATTTATTACATGCTCAGGAATGTTTTTTTTCGCTGTTATTTTTAAAAACAGAAATTTACCatgtctgttttaaaaaaaaatgtactctTGTACAAGAACTACCCCGTGCAAGAAGCTTCATGCACACAGGAACGCAATTAAAGTTATCAAAGGAGTAGGGCTGCCTGCCTTTTTTCCCCCCACACCGTTTATTCCTTTGCCACATTCCCccactcctctcctgaaggtgctgagatATACAGGACTATCTTTCCACGGGCACCAATGTCCCCCTGACCCAAATGACCAGTCCAGATCCAATTGGATCAAATGTTAATCTGAAATTCtattagaaaagaaagacttgcatttctatagcacctttcacgaccaccagtcgtcccaaagcgctttacagccaagtaagtacttttgaagagtagtcgctgttgtaatgcaggaaacggggcagccaatatgtgcacagcaagctcccataaacagcaatgtgataatgaccatatcatctgttttaatgatgttggttgagggttaaatattggccaggacactggggataactcccctgctcttcaaaatagtgcatgggatcttttgcatccatctgatggcacctctgacagtgcagcgctccctcagcagttcattgggagtgtcagcctagatttatgtgctcatgtctctggagtgggacttgaacccacaatcttctgactcagaggcgaaggtgtcacccactgagccaaggctgataaatTTGAGTTTACTGTCCGTGTGCTCAAATTATGATTGCACAAAGGAAATGCCGCTCTTTCAGTGAGTAATttacaaactttttttttaaatgaaaaacaTTTTGCAAAAGGACAGCGTGTCTTCAGTGCTGACCAAAGAACCCAACTGGGGAAAATCTTCCCCACCTCATTGCAGGGACTTCAAACTAAAACTTGACCATTGGAACGTTGAATAATGAAAACAAATCAAGTGTATGTATATTTATAGAGCTGGACCCAGTCTGTTATTTACTAATGAGATTTGTCACATTTTTGCAGTCACTTAGGATCACCGAGTGTTGTATGTAACCATAGTTACAGCCTCATAATGAGTAAAATATTTCCCCTCCCAAGTGACCATCTCCAGATCGAACTGCTGTTTCAGTGATCGGTGTCACAAGTGCCCACACAGTGTGGTACTGTGAAGCAGTGTTACCACTCAGTCGCACAGTCATCTGCAAAGTCCCGCACAGGCCGTTCATCGGCTTGTACATTGTGAATACCGCCTGAATACACTATCGCACTAAGTCAAGATCCAACCtgtagaatcttacaacacagaatgaggccattcagcccatcgtgcctgtgacagctctttgaaagagctatccaattagttccactagcctgctttctccccatagccctacaaattgttCCCCTCTAAGCATATATCCAATTGctgagctctaacaacactcaaaaacctcgataccatccagggtaaagcagcccgtttgatcgccaccccatccaccaccttaaacattcactccctccaccaccggcgcaccgtggctacagtgtgtaccatctataagatgcactgcagcaactcaccaaggcttcttcggcagcacctcccaaacccgcgacctctacctgctagaaggacaagggcagcatgggaacaccaccacctccaagttcccctccaagtcacacaccatcctggcttggaaatatatcgtcgttccttcatcgttgctggctcaaattcctggaactcattccctaacagcactgtgggggcaccttcaccacacggactgcagcggttcaaggcgacggctcaccatcaccttctcaagggcaattagggatgggcaataaatgccggccttgtcagcgacgcccatatcccagaacaaataaaaaaaatatacaTTCAACTCCCTTCACTGAAAATAATTTAGATTCGCAAACTGCAAGTTCATTGCCGATAGTGTATGTGTGAAAAGTGCTAAATCTAAagctcttaatttttttttttgcaagttAGAAGCTAGAACTGTTTCATCATTATCATTACTTTACAAGTCATTAAAATAAATCCGGATATCACTATTTATCAAATTGCATGATTAGAGCACAGCAGCCCAAATAGTCTGCCCCCACCTACTATAGTATTTCAACAGACTACACATAAAAAACAGGGTACGGTCAGAAAAATTAGGGGTGTAGACAGAggagatagagaaactgtttccattggcagaagtgtttagaaccagagggcacaggtttaaaggcgacacgaggaaaaactttttttacgcagcgagtggttagagtcgggaatgcactgcccgagagggtggtggaggcagattcaatttcaatggagaattggataagtacccgaaggataaacagtttcagggctatggggaaagggcggggaagtgggactagctgaagagagctggcatgggcttgatgggccgagtggcctccttttgtgctgtaaccattctatgattgtacttGTTGTACAGATAATCTGAAGGGTGTCCTAATGCATAACTCAGAGTTGAATAATGTTGGTGAACATCTTGTTCTTCATCTTCCTATTAATTACAGAAGCCCAATTCTTAATGTTCCTTTCCGGTAATAGAGCATGTTGGTCTTATAGATGAATAATAGTTTGTTTGCTGCTGATCAATGAACAAAAACATGAAATAAAAATGTCAAATATCAACAAAATGTGCTATAGAATGAAAAAAATTTAAAGAGTCAGATTTAATGAAATGATCATTTGCCTAGAATGTAACATATTAGACCAAGTATAAATTAAACCGGTCTAAACCAAAGCCAGCAGAAGGAGCATAACAAACAGACTCAATATCCAAGGACTAGGAAAAGGAAAATAAAATATCCATGACTATTGATTAttgattcaaaagcaaaatattgcagatgctggaatcggaaataaaaaaacagaaaatgctggaaatctcagcaggtcaggcagcatctgtggaggggcaCAGActggaaacattaactctgtttctctccacagatgctgcctgacctgctgagatttcttgCAATGATTATTGATTGAAAGGTGTGCATATGTAAACAGTGCAGAGCAGGGTCAGGCTAGGCCATGCTTTCCCAATAGTTGGGGTAACTTGCTCAATGTCCAGTTTCAGAGGTGAGGAATCACTATTCAGGGGGAGATACGTTCTTAAATGTGTTAGCCTGGCACAGCAGTCGTAGCCTTAATTCGGAGTTGAAAGATTTTGGGTTCAAGCTCCGCTgcgggacttcagcacataattctGACTTACacttcagtgtggtactgagggaatgctacatttTTCAGATGAGAGATTAAACCAAGGCTCTGACTGCCTGGTCAGATGGATGT
Above is a window of Pristiophorus japonicus isolate sPriJap1 chromosome 16, sPriJap1.hap1, whole genome shotgun sequence DNA encoding:
- the gprc5c gene encoding G-protein coupled receptor family C group 5 member C isoform X2, whose amino-acid sequence is MMPSRLRCPLWIGLLPVTAATAPVGCAASLDSLYFNLCDLSAVWGIVLQALASAGILSCFVLALVLLASIPFVQDGKKKSTIGVQLFFLFGTFGLFCLVFDFIINKDFATCASRRFLFGVLFGICFSCLLAHSFRLNLLVRKNTGPKAWHVFILALSLSLVEVIINTEWLIITIVRYNGTNSEPLGDPCNIANMDFAMALIYVMLLITVTFGLAVSAQWGSFKHWKKHGVFILVTVCFSSAIWIVWIVMYVYGNDKVGNPTWSDPTLSIALVANAWVFVFIYTIPEICHLTKTSTEQNYVEEVYPTRGVGYETILKEQQAQHMYIENKAFSMDEPNAANKPKSPYSGYTGYNGQLRNSVYQPTEMALMNKTNVNSQYGNSLW